In bacterium, the genomic window ACCCGGTTTTTTTGCCATGTGTTCCCCTTCTTGTGCTTCTTGAATCACCTCACGCCAAGACAAGACGGCCCCTCGATTTTCACCGCCCGCCCTGCGTTTCTGCATGATGGAATAGTATTTGCGATGTCCGATTTATACAATCGTGGACAGCCTTTGGCCGCCGGCTGCGTTTGCCCCGGTGTGGGCCTGTGAATTCGCGGTTTTTTCGGAACGGACCCCGCACGAAAACCGCTCTGGTTTTCGGGCGCTCCCCGGGCGCTCCTTCTGAAGGACTCTTTCCTGCCATATCCCGGAAATTCAAACCGGTATTTGCCATGTATGTGATGGGAACAGATTTTGGCACATCGGCAGTTCACGGTGATGTAGCCCCAGGGGGAATTCGTTTTTGTGCGGATTATGCCTTGGTCTTCGCCGGATCGCTCACCGTGAAGGCAAATACCCCCGCGGCGAGGACCATGAGCAGCGAGATGATGGAGAAGGCCGAACCGTAGCCCGCGCGCACGATGAGAAAACCGGCGAGGATGGGCCCCGCCGACTCGCCGATGTCCCAGATGGTGCCGAACACGCCCATCGCCGAGCCCATGCGCCCGGTTTTCACCAGGTCGGCCACCAGGGCTGTCGTCACCGGGGTGACCGAGGCGACGCCGAGGCCGAGCAGGGCGGAGAGGACGACGAGCAGGGCGAAGTTCTTCATTTGAAAGATGAGGGGCAGCGCGGCGGCGCAGAGCAACAAGCCGATGACGATAACGGGTTTTCGCCCGACCCGGTCGGAGGTCCATCCCGCCAGGGGCTTGGCCGCCATCGCCGTGGCAAGCTGCGCCCCGAGCACGGCCGTGATCCGGGCGTCGTTGAGCGAGGCCGCCTTCGCGTAAACCGGGATGAACCCCAAGAACGCGCCATAGCCGACATACATGATCGACTCCAGGGTGGAGGCGATCACGATGGGCGGGCTCGATATGACTTCGAGGATCCCGTCGCGGAACCCGTTCCAGCGGGACCCGGACGGGCCGGGGCTCATTTTTGAATGCACAGGGGGGGCCGGCAAGAACACGACCATCAAGAGCGTGGCGATGCCCAGGGCTCCCACGATCAAAAACGCCGCGTCGTAGCTGGCCGTGTAGAACAGGACCATTCCCCCGACCATCGGGCCCACGGTGGCGCCCACGTCGTTCGCCGAGGCGAACCAGCCCAGCTTTGCGCCGCGCCCTTCCTGCGCCAGGTCCGCCACATAGGCCGAGGCCACCGGGGCGAAGATGGCGGTCGCGAAGCCGTGGAGGAACCGCAAAAGCAACAGTGCGCCCGCCGTTTTCACGAATGGATACAAAAAGGGCGGAAGCGCGAAGAACAGGCCGCCCAGGAGCATCATGCGCTTTTTGCCGAGAACGTCCGAAAGGGCGCCTGCAGGCAGCTTGACGAAAATCCCCGTGATCGTCGAGGCGGCGAAGATCACGCCGAGCAGCTCGGGCGAGGCGCCCAGGTCCTGGGCGAAACGTGGGAGCACCGGGCTCCTCGCCATCTGATAGCCGAGGCGGGAGAGCATCCCCGCGATGATGACGGCCGAGAATGCGTTCACCGGGTTTTCCTTCGTATGAAGCGGGCGCTCCTCATTCCTCGGGCTCGTAGTTAGGCATGTGAGCCCATCGTCCATCTGGTGTCTTTACTGGCAAGGTGTTCGTCGGAGGCAGGGCTTGCATCTCCTCGGAGTCGAAATCGACGGTCGGCATCCGGTTGTCAAAGCCGGGGTTTTTGTGGGTGACGCTCATCGACAGGGCGACTGCCGCCTCCGACTGGATGATCCCGAGCTTGCGCGCGGCCACGGCGATCCGGGTC contains:
- a CDS encoding MFS transporter, giving the protein MNAFSAVIIAGMLSRLGYQMARSPVLPRFAQDLGASPELLGVIFAASTITGIFVKLPAGALSDVLGKKRMMLLGGLFFALPPFLYPFVKTAGALLLLRFLHGFATAIFAPVASAYVADLAQEGRGAKLGWFASANDVGATVGPMVGGMVLFYTASYDAAFLIVGALGIATLLMVVFLPAPPVHSKMSPGPSGSRWNGFRDGILEVISSPPIVIASTLESIMYVGYGAFLGFIPVYAKAASLNDARITAVLGAQLATAMAAKPLAGWTSDRVGRKPVIVIGLLLCAAALPLIFQMKNFALLVVLSALLGLGVASVTPVTTALVADLVKTGRMGSAMGVFGTIWDIGESAGPILAGFLIVRAGYGSAFSIISLLMVLAAGVFAFTVSDPAKTKA